One window from the genome of Roseomonas haemaphysalidis encodes:
- a CDS encoding tyrosine-type recombinase/integrase has product MDSDDTRPRYTMLRKGRWYWEPPARLRASHGLKVASLGPDAPIAWAMARQLNQQFAGLPSAAKTPGTVEWMFEQFFEGEKFDTLAANTQRDYRWLAKRLCGLEIAGNRLGSLPARSVKARHADKLYATLVKDGATAAHYACRFARRVWKWAGRRDLVDAHPNPWSGMELPTLKPRQQRWTRAQVLAVVEKAAEMGAPSIGLAVLIAYEFGHRQGDVLGLTWAAVDTGSRQTSKTGVMVPLVPASYPEVAAALAVARAARAAVPSTHLIICETTGLPWGADHFRHEFRAVADAAGIPSTLQFRDLRATAATELADAGADLIEMSTHTGHLTTQMARRYARRTTAQFESAAAKRIKARGEREGNG; this is encoded by the coding sequence TTGGATTCCGATGACACCCGGCCCCGATACACCATGCTCCGCAAGGGGCGGTGGTATTGGGAACCACCTGCCCGACTCCGCGCCAGCCATGGGCTGAAGGTCGCTTCCCTGGGACCGGATGCGCCTATCGCCTGGGCCATGGCGCGGCAGCTCAACCAGCAGTTCGCCGGTCTACCGAGCGCCGCCAAGACGCCGGGCACGGTCGAGTGGATGTTCGAGCAGTTCTTCGAGGGGGAGAAATTCGACACGCTCGCGGCCAATACCCAGCGCGACTACCGCTGGCTGGCCAAGCGGCTCTGCGGTCTGGAGATCGCCGGCAACCGCCTGGGGTCGCTACCGGCCCGATCGGTGAAGGCCCGCCACGCCGACAAGCTGTATGCGACGCTGGTCAAGGACGGTGCGACTGCGGCGCACTACGCCTGCAGGTTCGCCCGGCGCGTCTGGAAGTGGGCCGGCCGGCGCGACCTCGTGGATGCACACCCCAACCCGTGGTCTGGCATGGAGCTGCCGACCCTGAAGCCTAGGCAGCAGCGATGGACACGCGCCCAGGTGCTGGCCGTGGTGGAGAAGGCTGCGGAGATGGGCGCACCAAGCATCGGCCTGGCCGTGCTGATCGCTTATGAGTTCGGCCACCGCCAAGGGGATGTGCTGGGGCTGACGTGGGCTGCGGTGGATACGGGCTCACGCCAAACGAGCAAGACTGGCGTCATGGTGCCGCTGGTGCCAGCCTCGTACCCAGAAGTGGCGGCGGCCCTGGCGGTAGCGCGCGCAGCCCGAGCAGCAGTCCCAAGCACCCACCTTATTATATGTGAGACGACTGGCCTGCCGTGGGGAGCCGACCACTTTCGGCATGAGTTCCGGGCGGTGGCAGACGCGGCGGGCATCCCGTCCACTCTTCAGTTCCGAGACCTGCGCGCGACCGCAGCTACCGAGTTGGCCGACGCCGGCGCCGACCTGATCGAGATGAGCACCCACACGGGCCACCTCACAACTCAGATGGCCAGGCGCTACGCACGACGAACCACCGCACAGTTCGAGAGCGCGGCGGCGAAACGGATCAAAGCGCGTGGAGAACGGGAGGGGAATGGGTGA
- a CDS encoding YMGG-like glycine zipper-containing protein, producing MRKSSLALLALAGLSLGACGYTPGDRAASGGLLGAGAGAAVGSLSGNAGTGALIGGAAGALGGAVTNADTVNLGRPAWR from the coding sequence ATGCGCAAGTCGTCCCTTGCCCTTCTCGCCCTCGCCGGCCTCAGCCTCGGCGCCTGCGGCTACACCCCCGGTGACCGCGCGGCCTCCGGCGGCCTGCTGGGCGCCGGTGCCGGCGCCGCGGTGGGCTCCCTGTCCGGCAATGCCGGCACGGGCGCGCTGATCGGCGGTGCCGCCGGTGCCCTGGGTGGCGCCGTGACCAACGCTGACACGGTGAACCTGGGCCGTCCCGCCTGGCGCTGA